From a single Fulvivirga ulvae genomic region:
- a CDS encoding TPMT family class I SAM-dependent methyltransferase: MADIQLGENYWDSRYQEGQTQWDTGAITTPLKAYFDQLTDKSVSILIPGCGNAYEAEYLHQQGFENVFLADVSDIPLQNFFKRCPGFPRGHLLHKDFFDITLRFDFIIEQTFFCALHPSQRSAYAKKSAELLNKGGHLAGVLFNDSLFHTHPPYGGEKDEYIIYFKPYFHFRVFDACYNSIKPREGRELFINLVRK; the protein is encoded by the coding sequence ATGGCTGATATACAACTTGGCGAAAATTATTGGGATTCCCGATATCAGGAGGGGCAGACCCAATGGGATACCGGGGCAATAACTACACCACTTAAAGCATATTTCGATCAGTTGACGGACAAGTCTGTCTCAATACTGATCCCCGGATGTGGTAACGCCTACGAAGCGGAATATCTGCACCAGCAGGGATTTGAAAATGTATTTCTGGCAGATGTATCAGATATTCCCCTTCAGAATTTTTTTAAAAGATGCCCGGGTTTTCCTCGGGGGCACCTGCTACACAAAGACTTTTTTGATATTACTCTCAGGTTTGACTTCATTATAGAGCAAACATTCTTTTGTGCGCTGCATCCCTCGCAAAGAAGCGCGTATGCAAAAAAGTCCGCCGAATTGCTTAATAAGGGAGGTCACCTTGCGGGTGTGCTATTTAACGATTCGCTGTTTCATACTCACCCGCCCTATGGAGGTGAAAAAGATGAATATATTATATATTTCAAACCTTACTTTCACTTCAGGGTATTTGATGCATGCTATAATTCTATTAAGCCTAGGGAAGGAAGGGAACTTTTTATCAATCTGGTTAGGAAATAA
- a CDS encoding chromosome segregation protein SMC: MTENTSSNDPIKKEEHKEPVIRDSKKSSRKTAIIVAILAIIIIVQGIKIYLDHQESVATENQLASTEQELAVTMQRLTDISHELDEKIAEIEKLGGDVSELQKAKADIEEELSRQQRANRSTIRNLKDKVGGYEVLLKAKDEEIERLKNVNTELLTENTSLKTEKNQLFDSLSQVTKSKEELVSKVELASQLKVENIQIYAVNSRGKEREAPFKSRQADKIKVVFNIAENNVAPIEGKDIMVRIVDGNGQVIFDVAKGSGTFMYEGKEEFFTSNKEILFDNTRQQLTFEYEKGSEWEEGLYTLEVYTEGYKMGSKQFEVK; encoded by the coding sequence ATGACTGAAAATACATCCAGTAACGATCCTATTAAAAAGGAAGAACATAAAGAACCTGTAATCAGGGATAGTAAAAAATCAAGTAGAAAAACTGCTATTATTGTGGCTATTCTTGCGATTATTATCATTGTTCAAGGCATTAAAATATACCTGGATCACCAGGAAAGCGTGGCTACGGAGAATCAGCTGGCCAGTACCGAGCAGGAGCTGGCAGTTACTATGCAACGCCTCACAGATATTAGCCATGAGCTCGATGAAAAGATCGCGGAAATAGAAAAGTTAGGAGGCGATGTCTCTGAACTTCAGAAAGCCAAAGCCGACATTGAAGAGGAATTGAGCCGCCAGCAGAGGGCCAACCGAAGTACGATCAGAAACCTGAAAGATAAAGTTGGTGGCTATGAAGTTTTGCTTAAAGCCAAAGACGAAGAGATAGAAAGGCTAAAAAATGTAAACACCGAGCTTTTAACAGAGAATACATCACTAAAAACTGAAAAGAATCAGCTTTTCGACTCCCTGAGCCAGGTCACCAAATCAAAAGAGGAATTGGTATCCAAAGTGGAACTGGCATCTCAACTAAAAGTCGAGAACATCCAGATCTATGCTGTTAATAGCAGAGGTAAAGAGCGGGAAGCACCATTTAAAAGCAGACAAGCTGATAAAATAAAAGTTGTATTCAACATTGCCGAAAATAATGTTGCGCCTATTGAAGGTAAAGACATTATGGTACGTATTGTAGATGGTAACGGCCAGGTTATTTTTGATGTGGCCAAAGGATCAGGGACCTTCATGTATGAGGGTAAGGAGGAGTTCTTTACTTCTAATAAGGAGATATTGTTTGACAATACCCGCCAGCAACTGACTTTTGAATATGAGAAAGGCAGCGAATGGGAAGAAGGACTTTATACTCTTGAAGTGTACACCGAAGGGTATAAGATGGGAAGCAAGCAATTTGAAGTGAAATAA
- a CDS encoding poly(ADP-ribose) glycohydrolase domain-containing protein, with protein sequence MVCLNFASAKNSDGDFPGGGQAQEECIASATGLPPCP encoded by the coding sequence GTGGTTTGTTTAAACTTTGCATCAGCAAAAAATTCTGATGGCGATTTCCCGGGAGGAGGTCAGGCTCAGGAAGAATGTATTGCAAGTGCTACAGGACTGCCCCCCTGCCCATGA
- a CDS encoding M57 family metalloprotease has translation MKNVKNALAIVCAFAIVAVFVSSCSQEEEVAPTSNNSQLAITDDVMAKFGELGFDVGDIDVTGKTEMLDPAYEAGNYLLEGDIVITPENLAQMLNSSVYYKGPVGEQYRTNNLVGGLPRTIRVMGYTGGSNALDNTMRTALQWAIDNYNALNTNLNFTLTFGTNYSSYDIVVYRVSGGGGGQAGFPSGGNPYKFVQIQSGTSSYGTNVVEHVITHEIGHCLGLRHTDYFNRSLSCGSGGNEGDGGVGAIHIPGTPTGFDANSIMLSCFSSGEDGEFGNYDRVALEYLY, from the coding sequence ATGAAGAATGTTAAAAACGCTCTGGCGATCGTATGTGCGTTTGCCATTGTAGCTGTCTTTGTTTCCTCTTGTTCTCAAGAAGAGGAAGTTGCACCAACCTCAAACAACAGTCAACTTGCAATTACGGATGATGTAATGGCTAAGTTCGGTGAACTTGGTTTCGATGTTGGTGATATCGATGTTACCGGTAAAACTGAAATGCTTGACCCAGCTTACGAAGCCGGAAACTATTTATTGGAAGGAGATATAGTTATCACTCCTGAAAACCTTGCTCAAATGCTTAACAGCAGTGTTTACTACAAAGGACCTGTTGGTGAGCAGTATCGTACCAATAACCTTGTGGGAGGTCTGCCCAGAACTATCAGAGTGATGGGATATACCGGAGGTTCAAACGCTTTGGACAATACTATGAGAACTGCTTTGCAGTGGGCTATTGATAACTATAATGCTTTAAACACTAACCTGAACTTCACACTTACTTTCGGTACAAACTACAGCTCTTACGACATCGTAGTTTACAGAGTTAGCGGTGGAGGTGGTGGACAAGCCGGTTTTCCTAGCGGTGGCAATCCATACAAGTTTGTTCAGATTCAGTCTGGTACCAGCAGCTATGGAACTAACGTAGTGGAGCACGTGATCACTCACGAAATTGGCCACTGCCTTGGTCTTCGTCACACTGACTACTTCAACCGTTCGCTTTCTTGCGGATCAGGTGGAAATGAAGGTGACGGTGGTGTAGGTGCAATCCACATCCCTGGTACTCCTACTGGTTTCGATGCAAATTCAATTATGCTTTCTTGCTTCTCTTCAGGAGAGGATGGCGAATTTGGCAACTATGACAGAGTAGCTTTAGAGTATCTGTATTAA
- a CDS encoding M57 family metalloprotease — protein MKNLKINYYVLAIVIVSVVTFSCNKEEYVEPVSVSDAGAIITDEVKSQFKELGFDASDITLTGYEEVLDPDYESGNYLLEGDIAIKPEDIKGMLGSSLYYKGPVGEQYHTYNLVFSLPRTISIIGYTGGSLALDNTMKTALSWAVANYNALNINMNFSLTFGTNYGPHDIVVYKVSGPGGGQAGFPSGGDPYKYVRIQDGTSAYGTNVVEHVITHEIGHCLGLRHTDWFNRSLSCGVGGSEVDAPPGAVHIPTTPSGYDPNSVMLACFTTSESGEFGYYDRVALEYLY, from the coding sequence ATGAAAAATTTAAAAATTAATTATTATGTATTGGCAATAGTGATTGTCAGCGTTGTTACTTTTTCCTGTAACAAGGAGGAGTATGTAGAGCCTGTGTCTGTATCAGATGCCGGAGCAATTATTACGGATGAAGTTAAAAGTCAGTTTAAGGAATTAGGATTTGATGCCAGTGACATTACCCTTACGGGCTATGAAGAGGTGCTCGATCCTGATTATGAAAGTGGGAACTACTTGCTGGAAGGAGACATAGCTATTAAGCCGGAAGACATTAAAGGTATGCTAGGGAGTAGTTTGTACTACAAAGGGCCCGTTGGTGAACAGTATCATACCTACAACCTCGTATTTTCTTTGCCCCGGACCATAAGTATCATTGGTTATACAGGGGGCAGTCTTGCTCTTGATAATACTATGAAAACGGCCTTAAGCTGGGCGGTTGCAAATTATAATGCCTTAAATATCAATATGAATTTCTCGTTGACCTTCGGGACTAACTATGGGCCTCATGATATAGTTGTATATAAGGTTTCGGGGCCCGGGGGAGGGCAGGCAGGTTTTCCATCAGGGGGTGATCCGTATAAATATGTGCGTATACAGGATGGCACCAGCGCCTACGGGACAAATGTTGTAGAACATGTAATCACGCATGAAATAGGACATTGCCTGGGACTTCGTCATACCGATTGGTTTAACAGGTCGCTTTCATGTGGAGTAGGGGGGAGTGAAGTAGATGCACCTCCGGGAGCTGTTCATATTCCTACTACACCTTCCGGTTATGATCCCAACTCGGTTATGCTGGCTTGTTTTACTACCTCTGAAAGCGGAGAGTTTGGGTATTATGACAGAGTGGCACTGGAGTATTTATATTAA
- a CDS encoding DUF547 domain-containing protein — protein MRWLFLILLLADCTGASRQTVPRPPSHDIWDKLLQKHVDKAGWVDYKGFEEDSEILEQYLELLGSNAPDKKLWSEDEQLVYWINAYNAFTVKLIVDHYPLKSIRDLDPLLSIPTLNTVWHRKFFKIGGRKTSLDEIEHEILRKQFEEPRIHFAINCASYSCPPLRAEAYRADNINNQLNEQATLFINDPLRNHIKENQVALSAIFDWFQEDFTQDGSVIKYVNQYSHTPISESADVEYLPYSWQLNEK, from the coding sequence ATGAGATGGTTATTCCTTATACTATTACTGGCTGACTGCACAGGAGCTTCGCGTCAGACGGTACCCCGACCACCGTCGCATGATATATGGGATAAATTATTACAAAAACATGTGGATAAGGCCGGCTGGGTAGACTACAAGGGTTTTGAAGAGGATAGTGAGATACTGGAGCAATATCTGGAGCTGCTGGGTAGTAATGCACCTGACAAAAAGCTGTGGAGTGAAGATGAGCAACTGGTGTACTGGATCAATGCTTACAACGCCTTTACGGTTAAGCTCATCGTTGATCATTATCCTTTAAAGAGTATCCGTGATCTGGATCCTTTGCTGAGCATTCCAACCCTTAATACGGTATGGCACAGGAAGTTCTTTAAAATAGGAGGAAGGAAAACAAGCCTTGACGAAATAGAGCATGAAATATTGAGAAAGCAATTTGAAGAGCCCAGAATACATTTTGCAATCAACTGTGCTTCATATTCTTGTCCGCCCCTGCGTGCAGAAGCATACAGAGCTGACAATATAAATAATCAACTTAATGAACAGGCCACTTTGTTTATTAACGATCCGTTGAGAAATCATATAAAAGAGAATCAGGTGGCACTATCCGCTATCTTTGATTGGTTTCAAGAGGATTTCACTCAAGATGGCTCTGTAATAAAGTATGTTAACCAATACAGCCATACCCCTATATCAGAATCAGCAGATGTGGAATATTTGCCTTACAGCTGGCAGTTAAACGAGAAATAG
- the rpsF gene encoding 30S ribosomal protein S6, whose protein sequence is MKNYETVFILNPVLSEEQMKDTVKKFIQVLTDGKAEVINEEQWGLRKLAYPIQHKSTGFYNLVEFKADPQLVDKLETEFRRDEAVMRFLTTALDKHALEYNEKRRKGAFRKDKKKPKEEAAS, encoded by the coding sequence ATGAAAAATTACGAGACGGTATTCATTTTAAATCCCGTTTTGTCTGAAGAACAGATGAAGGATACTGTCAAGAAATTCATCCAGGTACTTACTGACGGCAAAGCCGAAGTAATTAATGAAGAACAGTGGGGCTTAAGAAAGCTGGCTTATCCAATCCAGCACAAGTCAACCGGTTTTTACAATCTGGTAGAATTCAAGGCAGACCCTCAATTGGTGGACAAACTGGAGACTGAGTTCAGAAGAGACGAAGCTGTAATGAGATTTCTCACTACTGCACTCGACAAACATGCTCTTGAGTACAACGAAAAAAGAAGAAAAGGCGCATTTAGAAAAGACAAAAAGAAACCTAAGGAGGAGGCTGCATCATGA
- the rpsR gene encoding 30S ribosomal protein S18, producing MTLMNEPVNRNENKNKYCRFKKNGIKYIDYKDPDFLLKFVNEQGKILPRRITGTSLKFQKKVSQAVKRARHLALLPYVTDSLK from the coding sequence ATGACATTAATGAACGAACCTGTAAACAGGAACGAAAACAAAAACAAATATTGCCGTTTTAAGAAAAATGGTATAAAATATATTGACTACAAGGATCCTGATTTCTTGTTGAAATTTGTAAATGAACAAGGTAAAATCTTGCCAAGAAGAATTACCGGCACCAGCCTGAAATTCCAAAAAAAGGTTTCTCAAGCTGTAAAGAGAGCCCGACACCTGGCATTATTGCCTTATGTAACCGATTCTTTAAAATAA
- the rplI gene encoding 50S ribosomal protein L9 codes for MQVILTQDIAGLGYKNDTVDVKPGYGRNYLIPQGYAIIANNSNSKMIAENIKQAAHKAEKIQKDAEELAKSIGDLTIELGTKAGESGKIFGAITTNQVSEALKARGFDIDKKKISFGQNIKDLGEYKVTLDLHKEVQHEITIKVVAE; via the coding sequence ATGCAAGTAATATTAACACAAGATATAGCAGGACTTGGTTACAAAAACGATACAGTAGACGTAAAACCAGGTTATGGCAGAAATTATTTGATCCCTCAGGGTTATGCTATCATTGCTAACAACTCTAATAGCAAAATGATCGCTGAGAACATCAAACAAGCTGCTCACAAAGCTGAGAAAATACAAAAAGACGCAGAAGAATTAGCTAAGAGCATTGGTGACCTTACTATTGAGTTAGGAACCAAAGCCGGTGAAAGCGGAAAAATATTTGGCGCTATCACTACCAATCAGGTTTCTGAAGCTTTGAAAGCCAGAGGTTTTGATATCGACAAAAAGAAAATTTCTTTTGGTCAAAATATTAAGGATCTCGGTGAATACAAAGTTACACTTGATCTTCACAAAGAAGTTCAACACGAAATCACTATTAAGGTTGTAGCTGAGTAA
- a CDS encoding GNAT family N-acetyltransferase, translating into MQYLFQSQRLGFRNWKAEDLKELFSLCSDSEVMEFFPKTLTEYETKSFIIRMQREYEAFGFCYFAVDKLENQELIGFIGISNKDFKADFTPCIDIGWRLKKSMWNHGYATEGAKACLDYAFDKLNLTHIYAIAPAINAKSEGVMKKIGMSKVGNFVHPELAKDKRLSKCVLYEIKAN; encoded by the coding sequence ATGCAGTATCTATTCCAATCCCAAAGGTTAGGTTTCCGAAACTGGAAAGCAGAAGACCTGAAAGAGCTGTTCAGCCTCTGCTCAGACAGTGAGGTTATGGAGTTCTTTCCGAAAACCCTGACTGAATACGAAACAAAATCATTCATCATAAGAATGCAAAGGGAATATGAAGCATTTGGTTTTTGCTATTTTGCAGTTGACAAACTTGAAAACCAGGAATTAATAGGCTTCATTGGCATTTCCAACAAAGATTTTAAAGCTGACTTCACTCCCTGCATCGATATAGGGTGGAGACTCAAAAAAAGCATGTGGAACCATGGTTATGCTACCGAAGGTGCAAAGGCCTGCCTGGATTATGCATTCGACAAGCTAAACCTAACACATATTTACGCTATAGCTCCGGCTATAAATGCTAAATCTGAAGGCGTAATGAAAAAGATCGGTATGAGTAAAGTTGGAAATTTCGTACACCCTGAACTTGCTAAAGATAAAAGACTAAGTAAATGTGTTTTATATGAGATAAAAGCTAATTAA
- the ygiD gene encoding 4,5-DOPA dioxygenase extradiol, translating into MDSLKTFKRYTESLGKQEQIMPALFIGHGSPMNGIMDNAFSKSWKDVGRQIPIPKAVLVISAHWLTRGTHITAMNNPRTIHDFRGFPRALSEVQYPAPGNPDLAHETQKLITSTTVGLDHEWGLDHGTWTIVRHMYPEANIPVLQLSIDYYKSAAYHYYLARELTELRKKGVLIIGSGNMIHNLGMIAWNKIDEHDYGYDWAIEMHALFKDKISAGDHQALIHYEKLGKAAKLAIPTPDHFLPLIYLLALQDKKDQPQFFNDQLVGGSLNMTSVKFG; encoded by the coding sequence ATGGATTCACTTAAAACTTTTAAGCGGTATACTGAAAGCCTCGGTAAACAGGAGCAAATAATGCCAGCACTGTTTATTGGGCACGGCTCTCCTATGAACGGCATTATGGACAATGCGTTCAGCAAAAGCTGGAAAGATGTAGGACGGCAAATACCTATACCAAAGGCCGTACTGGTAATATCGGCTCACTGGCTCACCAGAGGTACACACATAACGGCAATGAATAACCCAAGAACCATACACGATTTCAGAGGCTTTCCGCGGGCTTTATCTGAGGTACAATATCCTGCGCCCGGAAACCCCGATCTGGCTCATGAAACGCAAAAACTCATTACTTCTACTACTGTTGGACTGGATCATGAATGGGGTCTCGATCACGGAACGTGGACCATCGTAAGGCATATGTACCCGGAAGCTAATATTCCGGTATTGCAGCTTAGTATAGATTATTACAAATCTGCAGCATATCACTATTACCTCGCAAGAGAACTTACCGAACTCCGTAAAAAAGGCGTACTCATTATAGGTAGCGGAAATATGATCCACAATCTGGGTATGATAGCGTGGAATAAAATTGATGAACATGATTATGGGTATGACTGGGCTATTGAAATGCATGCTTTGTTTAAAGATAAAATATCTGCAGGAGACCATCAGGCACTCATTCATTACGAAAAGCTGGGAAAAGCTGCAAAACTGGCTATCCCTACCCCTGATCATTTCTTACCGCTAATATATTTACTGGCATTGCAAGACAAGAAAGACCAGCCTCAATTCTTTAATGATCAGCTTGTCGGAGGTTCATTGAATATGACTTCAGTGAAGTTCGGATAA
- a CDS encoding bifunctional helix-turn-helix transcriptional regulator/GNAT family N-acetyltransferase, with the protein MAIGSRLRMLTEKITEDATQLYKMYQVELRPKWFPVFYVLSNGEQKTITAIAKEIGHSHPSVSRIIREMGKKGFVAETKDKNDGRRNVVSLTQKGIDVNNKAQAQYKDVNEVIEDIISQTRHDLWQAIEEWEYLLEEKSLLRRVQEKLKENESKKVKVIDYSPIYQEDFKKLNEEWISRFFKMEAEDHKALDNPQQYIIDNGGFIVVALYNNEPVGVCAGLKMNDPEYDYELAKMAVSPKAQGKNIGWLLGQAVISKARQLGAKKLYLESNTILKPAISLYQKMGFRKVAGRISPYERSNIQMELDL; encoded by the coding sequence ATGGCAATCGGCAGCCGATTGCGCATGCTGACAGAGAAAATTACTGAAGATGCTACCCAGCTTTACAAAATGTATCAGGTAGAATTAAGGCCTAAGTGGTTTCCGGTGTTCTATGTTTTATCAAACGGCGAACAAAAAACAATTACTGCTATTGCTAAGGAGATTGGGCACTCTCACCCTTCAGTAAGCAGGATAATCAGGGAAATGGGAAAAAAAGGATTTGTCGCTGAGACTAAGGACAAAAACGATGGACGCAGAAATGTAGTAAGCCTGACCCAGAAGGGCATTGATGTCAACAATAAGGCACAGGCACAATACAAAGATGTCAATGAGGTTATTGAAGACATCATATCTCAGACGAGGCATGACCTGTGGCAAGCCATTGAAGAGTGGGAGTATCTGCTGGAAGAAAAGTCGTTGCTCCGCAGAGTACAGGAAAAACTAAAAGAAAATGAGAGCAAAAAGGTCAAAGTAATTGACTACTCTCCAATATACCAGGAAGATTTCAAAAAGCTTAATGAAGAGTGGATCTCCAGGTTCTTTAAGATGGAGGCAGAAGACCATAAGGCGCTGGACAATCCTCAGCAATATATTATTGACAATGGAGGTTTTATTGTTGTGGCCTTATACAATAATGAGCCTGTCGGAGTATGTGCCGGTTTAAAAATGAACGACCCTGAATATGACTACGAACTGGCTAAAATGGCTGTTTCACCCAAAGCACAGGGCAAGAATATCGGATGGTTGCTGGGGCAGGCCGTCATCAGCAAAGCCAGGCAATTAGGAGCAAAAAAACTGTACCTTGAGAGTAATACTATCTTAAAACCTGCCATCAGTCTGTACCAGAAAATGGGCTTTCGAAAAGTTGCAGGCAGAATCTCTCCTTATGAGCGATCAAATATCCAGATGGAGCTTGATTTGTAA
- the argJ gene encoding bifunctional glutamate N-acetyltransferase/amino-acid acetyltransferase ArgJ yields MIKNLTNVRGITCWGAHTGVKSMRRDLALIYSEVPASAAATFTKNQVVAEPIKVSKKNIANGKAQAIVINAGNANACTGDQGRQGAEAMVKTTAEELGIDEDLVLVASTGLIGEPFPTEDVVNGIKENVGKLSNKSNAGSFAANAILTTDTFAKEGFLEFDVDGIEVNMAGIAKGSGMIHPNMGTMLAFIVCDVAISPKLLDQTVKAAVDKSFNMITVDGDTSTNDMVAVLCNGMAKNPELTSKKDPGFESFKEKLEEIMIHLAQTIVSDGEGCSKFVRYEVVNAPNEEMGRKLIREISNSTLVKTALFGRDPNWGRIMCAAGNAGVPFDFEKTDLYMGSDQELIKVLNQGKPEEFDRNNMKRVLRQSQLHIRVDLNNGKKKAEGWGSDLTTDYVMFNSVYTT; encoded by the coding sequence ATGATTAAGAATTTAACCAATGTAAGAGGCATTACCTGTTGGGGGGCACATACCGGTGTTAAATCCATGCGTCGCGATCTGGCACTGATTTACTCAGAAGTGCCTGCCAGTGCTGCAGCTACATTCACCAAAAACCAGGTTGTGGCAGAGCCTATTAAAGTTTCAAAAAAGAATATAGCCAATGGAAAAGCCCAGGCTATTGTGATCAACGCCGGAAATGCAAATGCCTGCACCGGTGACCAGGGGAGGCAAGGCGCTGAAGCCATGGTAAAAACCACTGCCGAAGAGCTGGGGATTGATGAAGACCTGGTATTAGTGGCATCAACCGGGCTTATCGGAGAGCCATTTCCGACTGAAGATGTTGTAAATGGTATCAAAGAAAACGTAGGGAAGTTATCCAATAAGTCTAATGCTGGCTCATTTGCAGCCAATGCAATACTCACTACAGACACTTTTGCCAAAGAGGGCTTTCTGGAATTTGATGTCGATGGTATAGAAGTCAATATGGCGGGTATAGCCAAAGGCTCAGGCATGATCCATCCGAACATGGGCACCATGCTGGCTTTCATTGTATGCGATGTTGCCATATCGCCCAAGCTGCTTGACCAAACAGTGAAGGCGGCCGTAGACAAATCGTTTAACATGATCACCGTTGACGGAGATACATCTACCAATGATATGGTAGCAGTACTTTGCAATGGTATGGCGAAGAACCCCGAGCTTACCTCTAAAAAAGACCCTGGTTTCGAGAGCTTTAAAGAAAAGCTGGAAGAGATCATGATCCACCTTGCACAGACTATAGTCTCTGATGGTGAAGGCTGCTCCAAGTTTGTAAGGTATGAGGTAGTCAATGCGCCCAATGAAGAAATGGGTAGAAAGCTCATCCGTGAAATATCGAACTCCACATTGGTTAAGACAGCCCTGTTTGGCAGAGACCCGAACTGGGGAAGGATCATGTGTGCTGCAGGTAATGCGGGAGTACCCTTCGATTTTGAAAAAACTGACCTATATATGGGCAGTGATCAGGAACTGATCAAAGTGTTGAATCAGGGCAAACCTGAGGAGTTTGACCGAAACAATATGAAACGTGTGCTGAGGCAGTCACAGTTACATATCAGGGTAGACCTCAATAATGGTAAAAAGAAAGCAGAAGGCTGGGGATCAGACCTCACAACAGACTATGTGATGTTTAATTCCGTTTACACTACTTGA
- the argC gene encoding N-acetyl-gamma-glutamyl-phosphate reductase — MSKKKVGIIGATGYTGSELVRILLHHSEVEIAAITSESRKGDRFSDVHPFFRGLVEMELVSIKDIESTDLDVVFLALPHGVSMDFVKDHAEKPYPIIDLSGDFRLDSAGTYEAWYNKDHVYPKGIEDAAYGIPELFREDIKGKKLVANPGCYPTSAILGLAPLVEHNMIEPNIIVDSKSGTTGAGVKAKTATHFPNVNDNFKAYSVKTHRHTIEIEGTLNKKGEEDLIIQFTPHLLPVDRGIVSTIYAKPRAGVDTARINEVFRDYYKDEPFIRLTDQPPAIKEVRGTNFCDIYCTYDERTNNFITISAIDNLVKGAAGQAVQNMNLLFGWDETAGLGQVPMNP, encoded by the coding sequence ATGAGCAAAAAGAAAGTAGGAATAATAGGAGCGACAGGTTACACAGGTTCGGAATTGGTCAGAATACTGCTTCATCACTCTGAGGTGGAAATAGCGGCCATTACTTCCGAGAGTAGAAAAGGAGACCGTTTTTCAGACGTCCATCCCTTTTTCAGGGGGTTGGTAGAAATGGAGCTGGTTTCCATTAAGGATATAGAATCCACGGATCTTGATGTGGTATTCCTTGCACTGCCCCATGGTGTATCCATGGATTTTGTCAAGGACCATGCGGAAAAACCTTATCCGATCATAGACCTTTCAGGCGATTTTCGTCTCGACAGTGCAGGAACCTATGAGGCCTGGTATAATAAGGACCATGTTTACCCCAAAGGTATTGAAGATGCCGCTTATGGCATTCCCGAGCTATTCAGGGAAGATATCAAGGGCAAAAAGCTTGTTGCTAATCCGGGTTGCTATCCCACAAGTGCAATCCTTGGGCTGGCTCCGTTGGTAGAGCACAATATGATAGAGCCCAATATTATAGTTGATTCGAAATCAGGAACAACCGGGGCAGGAGTAAAGGCTAAAACTGCCACACACTTCCCGAATGTAAATGACAACTTCAAAGCCTACAGTGTAAAAACCCACCGGCATACTATCGAAATTGAGGGCACTTTGAATAAAAAGGGAGAAGAGGATTTGATCATTCAATTCACTCCGCACCTGCTGCCGGTCGACCGGGGTATAGTTTCGACCATTTACGCTAAACCCAGAGCAGGAGTAGATACAGCCCGGATCAATGAGGTATTCAGGGATTATTATAAAGATGAGCCGTTTATTCGCCTTACGGACCAGCCTCCGGCTATCAAAGAGGTTCGAGGCACGAACTTTTGCGATATCTACTGCACCTATGATGAGCGGACCAATAACTTCATTACCATAAGTGCTATAGATAACCTGGTAAAGGGTGCCGCAGGGCAGGCAGTACAAAATATGAATTTACTATTTGGCTGGGACGAAACTGCCGGTCTCGGCCAAGTACCTATGAACCCGTAA